The following proteins come from a genomic window of Natronosalvus vescus:
- a CDS encoding NusA-like transcription termination signal-binding factor codes for MTITLEDDARQFIARFEDVSGVSGRDCLVSDDRLVIVVPAGTLGEAIGARGQYVKRFERQTGRSVRLIEGATDPASFVANALAPAAVRNVTISENDDTVAYVEVLEGDRGVAIGTGGQRIEDGRRLAERHFGIDDVQLV; via the coding sequence ATGACGATCACACTCGAGGACGACGCCCGGCAGTTCATCGCCCGATTCGAGGACGTCTCGGGCGTTTCGGGACGCGACTGTCTGGTTTCCGACGATCGGCTGGTGATCGTCGTTCCCGCCGGCACGCTGGGGGAGGCGATCGGTGCGCGCGGACAGTACGTCAAGCGGTTCGAACGCCAGACCGGGCGCTCGGTTCGGCTGATCGAGGGTGCGACCGACCCCGCGTCGTTCGTGGCGAACGCGCTCGCGCCGGCGGCCGTCCGAAACGTCACGATCAGCGAGAACGACGACACGGTCGCCTACGTCGAGGTGCTCGAGGGCGACCGTGGGGTCGCGATCGGGACGGGTGGCCAGCGGATCGAGGACGGTCGCCGTCTGGCAGAGCGCCATTTCGGAATCGACGACGTGCAGTTAGTGTGA
- a CDS encoding 30S ribosomal protein S12: protein MANGKYAARKLQKDRQKQRWSDSDYARRARGLREKSDPLEGAPQARGIVLEKVGIEAKQPNSAIRKCVRVQLIKNGKQVTAFCPGDGAISFIDEHDEVTIAGIGGAKGRAMGDLSGVNYKVDKVNGVALLELVRGNAEKPVR, encoded by the coding sequence ATGGCAAACGGCAAATACGCCGCGCGGAAGCTCCAGAAAGACCGCCAGAAACAGCGGTGGTCTGACTCGGACTACGCGCGCCGAGCACGCGGCCTGCGCGAGAAGTCCGACCCCCTCGAGGGGGCACCACAGGCCCGCGGTATCGTTCTCGAAAAAGTCGGCATCGAAGCGAAACAGCCCAACTCGGCCATCCGAAAGTGCGTCCGTGTCCAGCTGATCAAGAACGGCAAACAGGTCACGGCGTTCTGTCCCGGCGACGGGGCGATCTCGTTCATCGACGAACACGACGAGGTCACCATCGCCGGTATCGGTGGGGCGAAGGGTCGTGCGATGGGTGACCTCTCCGGTGTCAACTACAAGGTCGACAAAGTCAACGGCGTCGCCCTGCTCGAACTGGTTCGTGGCAACGCGGAGAAACCGGTGCGATAA
- a CDS encoding 30S ribosomal protein S7, with translation MSEQEQPEPEAPAGGGDLSAKLFGTWDVSEIVYNDPSTERYLSVTPIAHTAGRHASKQFKKSEISVVERLTNRLMQTEENTGKKQQTLKIVRDAFEIIHDRTEENPVQVLVSAVENAAPREETVRLKYGGISVPKAVDVAPQRRVDQALKFIAEGAYNASFKTPTSAAEALASQLIGAANYDVQTYAVSQKEEKERVAAAAR, from the coding sequence ATGAGCGAACAGGAACAACCCGAACCCGAGGCTCCGGCCGGCGGCGGCGACCTCTCGGCCAAGCTCTTTGGCACCTGGGACGTCTCCGAAATCGTCTACAACGACCCCTCGACCGAGCGCTACCTCTCGGTAACGCCCATCGCCCACACGGCGGGTCGTCACGCGAGCAAGCAGTTCAAGAAGTCCGAGATTTCGGTCGTCGAACGCCTCACCAACCGGCTGATGCAGACCGAGGAGAACACGGGCAAGAAACAACAGACGCTGAAAATCGTCCGTGACGCCTTCGAGATCATCCACGACCGCACCGAGGAGAACCCCGTCCAGGTACTCGTCAGCGCCGTCGAGAACGCGGCTCCCCGCGAGGAGACCGTCCGCCTGAAATACGGTGGGATCTCGGTTCCCAAAGCCGTCGACGTCGCTCCCCAGCGACGCGTCGACCAGGCTCTGAAGTTCATCGCCGAGGGGGCATACAACGCCTCGTTCAAGACGCCGACGTCGGCCGCCGAGGCCCTCGCGAGTCAGCTCATCGGTGCCGCTAACTACGACGTCCAGACGTACGCCGTGAGCCAGAAAGAAGAGAAAGAGCGCGTCGCGGCTGCTGCCAGATAA
- a CDS encoding HalX domain-containing protein, producing the protein MLPSDPPRVFVVHSNVAAAVIDFESLPFSTRYADFERSILEQFDPEDDVLVLEWALTAPDARGVLDAATQQVPATRTLALTPSVPADDPIDRGADEYLVTPVTADQFQSTVEQLVIQHAYEVTLDEYFRLATERAVLKNELDSGVDVGDRYEAVTAQLCACRQRAETLRRGLSETGFDRTLRKLLDD; encoded by the coding sequence GTGCTGCCATCCGACCCGCCACGTGTGTTCGTCGTCCACTCGAACGTGGCGGCGGCCGTCATCGACTTCGAGTCGCTTCCGTTTTCGACTCGATACGCTGACTTCGAGCGCTCGATCCTCGAGCAGTTCGACCCCGAGGACGACGTCCTCGTCCTCGAGTGGGCCCTCACTGCTCCGGACGCGCGTGGCGTCCTCGATGCCGCAACCCAGCAGGTACCAGCGACCCGGACGCTCGCGTTGACGCCATCGGTTCCGGCGGACGATCCGATCGACCGTGGGGCCGACGAATATCTGGTGACGCCCGTGACCGCCGACCAGTTTCAGTCGACGGTCGAGCAACTGGTTATCCAGCACGCCTACGAGGTGACGCTCGACGAGTATTTTCGACTCGCCACCGAACGGGCGGTGCTAAAGAACGAACTCGATAGTGGCGTTGATGTCGGCGATCGATACGAGGCGGTCACGGCGCAGCTGTGTGCGTGCCGACAGCGTGCGGAGACGCTTCGGCGTGGGCTTTCGGAGACGGGATTCGACCGGACGTTGCGGAAATTATTGGACGACTGA
- a CDS encoding DUF7503 family protein, whose amino-acid sequence MTELSDYLKNHPRMIGVLFTAMLLLSQAGTVVAGNGTTYGGP is encoded by the coding sequence ATGACGGAACTCAGCGACTACCTGAAGAACCACCCACGAATGATTGGCGTGCTGTTTACGGCGATGCTGTTGTTGTCTCAGGCGGGAACTGTCGTTGCCGGGAACGGCACGACCTACGGCGGCCCGTAA
- a CDS encoding DUF7504 family protein translates to MPSGTMNNLDPTGTSFTTALERLKRDGSSVLVVGSVGERQRQHVTSRLLGDDAEQQRRRILVTTTGEGIDEHIHQANSVDETTIIQYDGDGVTRGTTVAPSVFTSPTSPPSPSDTDEATHPDTLGDIGIAISNAIDAFDDEALEPGTLRIGVDSLLPLLERYGREAVFQFVHLLNGRVKAANGMIHYHVPAAHDALIVSVLEPLFDITVVLREHDEAWQEQWILDDDHTSGWIPTEHL, encoded by the coding sequence ATGCCTTCCGGTACTATGAACAATCTCGATCCCACCGGTACGTCGTTTACTACTGCACTCGAGCGACTGAAGCGGGACGGCTCGAGCGTCCTCGTCGTCGGTTCGGTGGGCGAGCGACAGCGTCAGCACGTCACCAGTCGACTCCTCGGAGACGATGCCGAACAACAGCGTCGCCGAATTCTGGTGACGACGACCGGCGAGGGTATCGACGAACACATCCACCAGGCGAACTCGGTCGATGAGACGACCATCATTCAATACGACGGCGACGGTGTCACCCGCGGTACGACCGTTGCTCCCTCCGTGTTCACGAGTCCGACGTCGCCGCCATCTCCCTCCGACACCGACGAAGCCACTCATCCCGACACCCTCGGCGACATCGGGATCGCCATCTCGAACGCTATCGACGCGTTCGACGACGAGGCCCTTGAGCCCGGAACCCTTCGTATCGGCGTCGACTCGCTGTTGCCGTTACTCGAGCGGTACGGCCGGGAGGCCGTCTTCCAGTTCGTTCACTTGCTCAACGGGCGGGTGAAAGCAGCCAACGGGATGATTCATTACCACGTCCCGGCGGCCCACGATGCCCTGATCGTCTCCGTACTCGAACCGCTTTTCGACATCACGGTCGTCCTACGAGAGCACGACGAAGCGTGGCAGGAACAGTGGATTCTCGACGACGACCACACCTCTGGTTGGATCCCCACGGAACACCTGTGA
- a CDS encoding PAS domain-containing sensor histidine kinase, translating into MSKRTDATGSPFWADDVDDSLAIHRFQTLVNIVDDGIYQLDAAGRFVAVNDVIVELSGYTRDELLGEHVSIVLHDDDIERITREIARCIRSDERLTETFEITPRTASGEAPDCELRVSLLVDDDTYQGSVGIVRDVTDRKRRKETLDEREQQLERERDLIDRILETSPIGIQVLDADGNITRMNEHLKDILEIPDGKADTYDPSQRTVYDENGSEVTTDEHPFARTLETGEPVYDEVFQIELPSGDSRWLSVSAAPLFDEAGGIDRVIAAGEDITDLKERERELETELDEVFGRVSDAFYAVDDEFRFTHVNDQAADLLQHPKEALLGETLWDVFPTAAEIDEVWGAFHTARDTQEPTSYELYYDTLDFWVEANLYPSETGISVYFRDVTERKERERALEESERRYRTLAEYFPNGLVTLFDHDLEYTLAAGQGFDWIPVEPTDLEGRSFYDVWPEETASALEPAFQAALDGEEASVELEYAGREWVLHGVPITDERGEVFAGMTMAQDITEQKERERYLEDAKAQLEAATEAGAVGTWEWHVPENRFVTGASFANTFGVDPEDAREGVQLERLLSSIHDDDRDRVAEQIEAAVDTCGDYEAEYRVWNAADELRWVVARGHVECDEDGTAGTFLGALTDITERKRAELQLERNNEQLERLFEILPVGVVVAERDGALIEANNAAREIWGGDVFDAESLDEYEKYPVRWADTDKPVEREEWTIARVLRGEAVTDPAVFEIDSQNGERRIVSVRGMPVRDEHGTITRAVITLSDITERREYQQKIEQTIERLEASNERLEHFAYAASHDLQEPLRMISSYLQLIENRYADALDEDGEEFLEFAIDGADRMRSIIKGLLEYSRIETQGDPFEPIDLETVLTDVLENLRLQLDESDADVQIEALPHVHGDASQLHQLFQNLISNAIEYSGDEPPTIHVDSEREDGKWIVSIHDEGIGIDPDDQERVFEVFQRLHSRDEHDGTGIGLALCQRIVERHGGEIWVDSEPGEGSTFSFTLPPSDA; encoded by the coding sequence ATGAGTAAGCGAACGGACGCGACAGGATCTCCTTTCTGGGCGGATGACGTCGACGACTCTCTGGCGATCCATCGTTTCCAGACGCTCGTTAATATCGTCGACGATGGAATCTATCAACTCGATGCTGCCGGTCGATTCGTCGCAGTTAACGATGTCATCGTCGAGCTGAGCGGCTACACCCGGGACGAACTCCTCGGCGAACACGTCTCTATTGTGCTCCATGACGACGATATCGAACGAATCACGCGTGAAATCGCCAGATGCATACGGAGCGACGAGCGGTTGACCGAAACGTTCGAAATCACACCCCGAACTGCCTCCGGTGAGGCCCCGGATTGTGAGCTACGGGTGAGCCTGCTCGTCGACGATGACACGTATCAGGGATCCGTCGGAATCGTCCGTGACGTGACCGACAGAAAACGAAGGAAGGAAACGCTCGACGAACGCGAACAGCAACTCGAGCGCGAACGCGACCTAATCGATCGAATTCTGGAGACGAGCCCCATCGGGATCCAGGTGCTCGACGCTGACGGGAATATAACTCGCATGAACGAGCATCTCAAGGATATCCTCGAAATTCCCGACGGGAAAGCGGACACGTACGACCCGTCACAGCGGACGGTTTACGACGAGAACGGGAGCGAAGTCACGACGGACGAACACCCCTTTGCGCGAACGCTCGAGACGGGGGAGCCGGTGTACGACGAAGTCTTTCAGATCGAACTTCCGAGCGGCGATTCACGGTGGCTCTCGGTCAGTGCAGCACCGCTTTTCGATGAGGCCGGCGGGATCGATCGTGTCATCGCGGCCGGCGAGGACATTACCGATCTCAAAGAGCGAGAACGGGAACTCGAGACCGAATTAGACGAGGTATTCGGACGAGTTTCTGACGCATTTTACGCAGTCGACGATGAGTTCCGGTTCACACACGTCAACGATCAAGCAGCAGATCTCCTGCAACATCCCAAAGAAGCGTTACTCGGTGAGACGCTCTGGGACGTGTTTCCGACTGCCGCAGAAATCGACGAGGTGTGGGGCGCGTTTCACACGGCCCGGGACACACAGGAGCCGACCAGCTACGAACTCTACTACGACACGCTCGACTTCTGGGTCGAAGCAAATCTCTACCCGTCCGAAACCGGGATTTCGGTCTACTTCCGCGACGTGACCGAGCGGAAGGAGCGCGAACGCGCCCTGGAGGAGTCCGAACGACGCTACCGCACGCTCGCGGAGTATTTTCCGAACGGGCTCGTCACGCTGTTCGATCACGACCTCGAGTATACGCTCGCGGCCGGCCAGGGATTCGACTGGATCCCCGTCGAGCCCACCGATCTCGAAGGCCGGAGCTTCTACGACGTCTGGCCCGAGGAGACAGCGAGTGCGCTCGAACCCGCGTTTCAGGCAGCACTCGACGGTGAGGAGGCATCGGTCGAACTCGAGTACGCCGGTCGCGAGTGGGTGCTCCACGGCGTGCCGATCACCGACGAGCGCGGTGAGGTCTTTGCCGGCATGACGATGGCCCAGGACATCACGGAACAAAAAGAACGCGAGCGCTATCTCGAGGATGCGAAGGCCCAACTCGAGGCAGCGACCGAAGCCGGTGCGGTCGGCACGTGGGAATGGCACGTCCCAGAGAACAGGTTCGTTACCGGCGCTTCCTTCGCCAATACGTTCGGCGTCGATCCCGAAGACGCACGGGAGGGTGTGCAACTCGAGCGGTTGCTGTCGTCGATTCACGACGACGATCGTGACCGGGTCGCCGAGCAGATCGAAGCGGCCGTAGACACCTGCGGTGACTACGAGGCGGAGTATCGCGTCTGGAACGCTGCCGATGAACTTCGGTGGGTCGTGGCTCGTGGCCACGTTGAATGCGACGAGGATGGCACTGCGGGAACGTTCCTCGGTGCGCTCACCGACATCACTGAACGAAAACGTGCCGAGTTACAGCTTGAGCGAAACAACGAGCAGTTAGAGAGGCTGTTCGAAATTCTCCCCGTCGGTGTCGTCGTCGCGGAACGAGACGGCGCGCTGATCGAGGCGAACAACGCCGCCAGGGAAATCTGGGGCGGGGATGTGTTCGACGCCGAGTCCCTCGACGAGTACGAGAAGTACCCCGTCAGGTGGGCTGACACGGACAAGCCGGTCGAGCGAGAGGAGTGGACGATCGCCCGAGTACTCCGAGGCGAAGCGGTCACCGATCCTGCCGTCTTCGAGATCGATAGCCAGAATGGCGAACGCAGAATCGTGAGCGTCCGGGGAATGCCTGTCAGAGATGAACACGGGACGATAACTCGCGCCGTGATCACGCTATCGGACATCACTGAACGCCGTGAGTATCAGCAAAAAATCGAACAGACGATCGAGCGACTCGAGGCGTCGAACGAACGCCTCGAACACTTCGCATACGCTGCCTCACACGACCTGCAGGAACCGTTGCGGATGATTTCGAGCTATCTTCAGTTGATCGAGAATCGGTACGCCGACGCGCTCGATGAGGACGGTGAAGAGTTTCTGGAGTTCGCCATCGATGGTGCGGATCGGATGCGTTCCATCATCAAGGGACTGCTCGAGTACTCCCGTATCGAAACCCAAGGCGATCCGTTCGAGCCGATCGACCTCGAAACCGTTCTCACCGACGTCCTCGAGAATCTTCGACTCCAACTCGATGAAAGCGACGCCGACGTTCAGATCGAGGCACTCCCTCATGTACACGGTGACGCCAGCCAGTTACACCAACTCTTCCAGAACCTCATATCGAACGCGATCGAATACAGCGGCGACGAACCGCCGACAATCCATGTCGACTCGGAGAGGGAGGACGGGAAGTGGATCGTCTCGATCCACGATGAGGGGATCGGTATCGACCCCGACGACCAGGAGCGAGTGTTCGAGGTCTTCCAGCGCCTCCACAGCCGCGATGAGCACGACGGGACGGGCATCGGACTGGCACTGTGTCAACGAATCGTCGAGCGCCACGGTGGCGAGATCTGGGTCGATTCCGAACCCGGTGAGGGGTCGACGTTCTCGTTCACGTTGCCACCAAGTGACGCCTGA
- a CDS encoding DUF5781 family protein, whose translation MELRIQGAGPAAPFLGARDLFETEQDLSRPVYVRIQDDPDERTWAGHHDDHHVLNISSQTASSAMARELALHEFAHMARHEEGHPSHVQSTEEALYLSLAGKQVERRKLAHCYQIANHAKDIYADDITLSVGPGTKLLSFLESSLAAALANRPAESTLRPPGSRHSPASDPEITAVNAAFALALAERHGLLEADHRLYDLAHAAAMDAPQVDLGTFRRQFRDLSHDPTPRAYRQTLVELTRAYVDVDSSGNGQTAE comes from the coding sequence ATGGAGCTCCGCATACAGGGTGCTGGCCCTGCGGCACCCTTTCTCGGCGCCCGGGATCTCTTCGAGACCGAACAGGATCTCTCACGCCCCGTGTACGTTCGAATCCAGGACGACCCCGACGAGCGAACCTGGGCCGGACACCACGACGACCACCACGTGCTCAACATCTCGAGCCAGACCGCCTCCTCGGCGATGGCCCGCGAACTCGCCTTACACGAGTTCGCCCACATGGCTCGCCACGAAGAGGGCCACCCCTCTCACGTCCAGTCGACCGAGGAGGCGCTCTACCTCTCCCTCGCCGGAAAGCAGGTCGAGCGCCGAAAACTCGCCCACTGCTACCAGATCGCCAACCACGCGAAGGACATCTACGCCGACGACATCACGCTCTCGGTCGGCCCCGGAACGAAGCTGCTCTCGTTTCTCGAGTCCTCACTCGCCGCGGCACTCGCAAATCGCCCCGCAGAGTCGACTCTCCGACCTCCGGGCTCCCGCCATTCACCGGCTTCGGATCCCGAGATTACCGCGGTCAACGCCGCGTTCGCGCTCGCACTCGCCGAGCGACACGGCCTGCTCGAGGCCGACCACCGGCTGTACGATCTCGCCCACGCGGCGGCGATGGACGCCCCACAGGTCGATCTCGGAACGTTCCGCCGGCAGTTTCGCGACCTGAGCCACGACCCGACCCCTCGAGCGTACCGCCAGACGCTCGTGGAACTCACGCGGGCATACGTCGACGTCGATTCAAGCGGGAACGGGCAAACCGCAGAGTGA
- a CDS encoding elongation factor EF-2, with product MGRRKKIVQECERLMGNPEHIRNIAIAAHVDHGKTTLSDNLLAGAGMISDDTAGQQLAMDTEDDEQERGITIDAANVSMTHEYDGTNHLINLIDTPGHVDFGGDVTRAMRAVDGALVVVDAVEGAMPQTETVLRQALREGVKPALFINKVDRLISELQEGPQEMQERLLKVIKDVNDLIQGMTEEMDDVDDWTVSVEGGTVGFGSALYKWGVSMPSMQRTGMDFGDIIDLEQADKRQELHERTPLSDVVLDMVCEHFPNPVNAQPRRIPRIWRGDAESDLAEQMRVVDEDGEVVLMATDISMDPHAGEIASGRVFSGTLEKGQELYVSGVAGKNRVQSVGIYMGGEREEVEKVPAGNIAAVTGLRDAIAGSTVSSIEMTPFESIEHISEPVITKSVEAKTMDDLPKLIEALRQFSKEDPTIQIDINEDTGEHLISGQGELHLEVITQRMEANQGIPVNTGEPIVVYREAVQRASDQVEGISPNRHNRFYITAEPLTEELIQTIQLGEASMDMPELERREALQEAGLDKDTSQNVEHIHGTNILIDDTKGIQHLNETMELVIEGLEEALDNGPLANEPVQGTLIRLHDAKLHEDTIHRGPAQVIPATREAVHRSLIDGHIKLLEPMQDVRIDVPNDHMGAASGEIQGRRGRVDDMYQEGDLMVVEGIAPVEEMIGFSSDIRSATEGRAAWNTENAGFEVMSNSLQRETIMEIRERKGMKLELPQSIDYI from the coding sequence ATGGGCCGACGCAAGAAGATCGTTCAAGAGTGTGAACGGCTGATGGGCAACCCGGAACACATCCGGAACATCGCCATCGCCGCTCACGTTGACCACGGTAAAACGACACTTTCTGACAACCTCCTCGCGGGAGCGGGCATGATCTCCGACGACACGGCAGGTCAGCAACTCGCGATGGACACGGAAGATGACGAACAGGAGCGTGGGATCACCATCGACGCGGCGAACGTCTCGATGACCCACGAGTACGACGGAACCAACCACCTGATCAACCTCATCGACACGCCCGGCCACGTCGACTTCGGTGGCGACGTCACCCGTGCGATGCGTGCCGTCGACGGTGCGCTCGTCGTCGTCGACGCCGTCGAAGGTGCCATGCCCCAGACCGAAACGGTGCTGCGCCAGGCCCTTCGCGAGGGCGTCAAACCGGCGCTGTTCATCAACAAGGTCGACCGCCTCATTTCCGAGCTGCAGGAAGGCCCCCAGGAGATGCAAGAACGCCTCCTGAAGGTTATCAAGGACGTCAACGACCTGATCCAGGGCATGACCGAGGAGATGGACGACGTCGACGACTGGACGGTCTCCGTCGAAGGCGGTACCGTCGGCTTCGGATCCGCGCTGTACAAGTGGGGTGTCTCCATGCCCTCGATGCAGCGCACCGGCATGGACTTCGGTGACATCATCGACCTGGAGCAGGCCGACAAACGCCAGGAACTCCACGAACGGACGCCCCTGTCGGACGTCGTCCTCGACATGGTCTGTGAGCACTTCCCGAACCCGGTCAACGCCCAGCCCCGCCGTATTCCGCGTATCTGGCGCGGTGACGCCGAGTCCGATCTGGCAGAACAGATGCGGGTCGTCGACGAGGACGGCGAGGTCGTCCTGATGGCCACCGACATCTCGATGGATCCTCACGCCGGCGAAATCGCGTCCGGCCGTGTCTTCTCGGGTACCCTCGAGAAGGGCCAGGAGCTGTACGTCTCCGGCGTCGCGGGCAAGAACCGCGTCCAGTCCGTCGGGATCTACATGGGCGGCGAGCGCGAGGAAGTCGAGAAGGTTCCCGCCGGGAACATCGCGGCCGTCACCGGCCTGCGCGACGCCATCGCTGGCTCGACCGTCTCGAGTATCGAGATGACGCCGTTCGAGTCCATCGAACACATCTCCGAGCCCGTCATCACGAAGTCCGTCGAGGCGAAGACGATGGACGACCTCCCGAAGCTCATCGAGGCGCTCCGGCAGTTCTCGAAGGAGGATCCGACGATCCAGATCGACATCAACGAGGACACCGGCGAGCACCTGATCTCCGGGCAGGGCGAACTCCACCTCGAGGTCATCACCCAGCGGATGGAGGCCAACCAGGGCATCCCCGTCAACACCGGTGAGCCGATCGTCGTCTACCGCGAGGCCGTCCAGCGTGCGAGCGACCAGGTCGAGGGTATCTCGCCCAACCGCCACAACCGCTTCTACATCACCGCTGAGCCGCTCACCGAGGAGCTGATCCAGACGATCCAGCTCGGTGAGGCCTCGATGGACATGCCCGAACTCGAGCGCCGTGAGGCGCTGCAGGAGGCCGGGCTCGACAAGGACACGTCCCAGAACGTCGAACACATCCACGGGACGAACATCCTCATCGACGACACGAAGGGGATTCAGCACCTGAACGAGACGATGGAACTCGTCATCGAGGGGCTCGAGGAGGCGCTGGACAACGGCCCACTCGCCAACGAGCCAGTTCAGGGTACCCTGATTCGGCTACACGACGCCAAGCTCCACGAGGACACCATCCACCGTGGTCCGGCACAGGTCATCCCGGCGACGCGTGAAGCGGTTCACCGATCGCTGATCGACGGTCACATCAAGCTCCTGGAGCCGATGCAGGACGTCCGTATCGACGTGCCGAACGACCACATGGGTGCCGCCTCCGGCGAGATCCAGGGTCGCCGTGGCCGCGTCGACGACATGTACCAGGAGGGTGACCTCATGGTCGTCGAGGGCATCGCGCCCGTCGAAGAGATGATCGGGTTCTCGAGCGACATCCGCAGCGCGACCGAGGGTCGTGCCGCCTGGAACACCGAGAACGCCGGCTTCGAGGTCATGTCTAACTCGCTCCAGCGCGAGACCATCATGGAGATCCGCGAGCGCAAGGGCATGAAACTCGAGTTGCCGCAGTCGATCGACTACATCTAA
- a CDS encoding NCS2 family permease, producing MGVSETIAEYFDFAAHETSLRTELIAGATTFLAMAYIIVVNPSILVPAIFGAPPGELSPTSETEIAGDVYTYTEVFQMLAVVTILASIVAIAVMAFYANRPFGLAPGMGLNAFFTFTVVLILGVPWQVALAAVFVEGIIFIALTAVGARRYIIELFPEPVKFAVGAGIGIFLLFLGLQEMELVVAYDATLVNLGNVLESPIAAFSLAGLTLTLLLYARGVRGSIIIGILTTAIGAWLVTLLGLVSPGVITPEQPYEDVTNEGLLSVLTSVQYDFTPLVWGFVEGLGMIVDDPLVFALVVFTFFFVDFFDTAGTLIGVSQVGGFLDEQGDLPEIEKPLMADAVGTTAGAMMGTSTVTTYIESSTGIEEGGRTGFTALVVGGFFALSLLFVPLMSAIPQYATYLALVVVGIIMLQGVADIDWQDPAWAIAGGLTITIMPLTTSIANGLAAGIISYPLVKAAMGDHRDVSLGQWLLAVAFVVYFVIYFAVQAGQFGF from the coding sequence ATGGGGGTTAGCGAAACGATCGCGGAGTACTTCGACTTCGCGGCACACGAGACGAGCCTTCGAACCGAGCTGATCGCCGGGGCGACGACGTTCCTCGCGATGGCGTACATCATCGTCGTCAACCCGTCGATTCTCGTTCCCGCAATATTCGGCGCGCCGCCGGGCGAACTGTCGCCCACGTCGGAGACGGAGATTGCCGGCGACGTCTACACCTACACCGAGGTGTTTCAGATGCTCGCGGTGGTGACGATACTGGCATCGATTGTCGCCATCGCGGTGATGGCGTTCTACGCGAACCGACCGTTCGGCCTGGCTCCCGGCATGGGGCTGAACGCTTTCTTCACGTTCACGGTCGTGTTGATCCTCGGCGTCCCGTGGCAGGTCGCCCTCGCGGCGGTCTTCGTCGAAGGAATCATCTTCATCGCGCTCACGGCCGTCGGTGCACGTCGATACATCATCGAACTCTTCCCCGAACCGGTCAAGTTCGCCGTCGGCGCCGGTATCGGTATCTTCTTGCTCTTTCTGGGGCTCCAGGAGATGGAACTCGTCGTCGCCTACGACGCGACCCTCGTCAACCTCGGAAACGTCCTCGAGAGCCCGATCGCGGCGTTCTCCCTCGCCGGTCTGACGCTGACGCTGTTGCTCTACGCACGCGGGGTTCGTGGCTCGATCATCATCGGTATCCTGACGACCGCGATCGGTGCGTGGCTCGTGACGCTCCTGGGGCTGGTCAGCCCTGGCGTCATCACGCCCGAACAGCCGTACGAGGACGTGACGAACGAGGGCCTGCTCTCGGTGCTGACGTCCGTCCAGTACGACTTCACGCCGCTCGTCTGGGGCTTCGTCGAGGGGCTCGGTATGATCGTGGACGACCCGCTGGTGTTCGCCCTGGTGGTCTTCACGTTCTTCTTCGTCGACTTCTTCGACACGGCGGGGACGCTCATCGGCGTCTCCCAGGTCGGCGGCTTCCTCGATGAGCAGGGCGATCTGCCTGAGATCGAGAAGCCGCTGATGGCCGACGCAGTCGGGACGACGGCCGGCGCGATGATGGGGACGTCGACGGTGACGACCTACATCGAATCCTCGACGGGGATCGAAGAGGGTGGCCGCACCGGATTCACCGCGCTCGTCGTCGGCGGATTCTTCGCGCTCTCGTTGCTGTTCGTGCCGCTGATGAGCGCGATCCCGCAGTACGCGACGTACCTCGCGCTGGTGGTCGTCGGGATCATCATGCTCCAGGGGGTCGCCGACATCGACTGGCAGGATCCCGCCTGGGCGATCGCTGGCGGTCTAACCATCACCATCATGCCGCTGACCACCTCCATCGCAAACGGACTGGCAGCCGGGATCATCAGCTACCCGCTCGTGAAGGCGGCGATGGGCGACCACCGCGACGTCTCGCTGGGGCAGTGGCTCCTCGCGGTCGCGTTCGTCGTCTACTTCGTGATCTACTTCGCGGTACAGGCCGGTCAGTTCGGGTTCTGA